In Streptomyces sannanensis, the DNA window TGGCGTCGACATCGAGAGGCGCGGTCCGCGGTCGGTATCCGCGGGTGCCTTGGCCCGCTGGTCAGGGTGAAGGCGCCCTTCCGGTCGGCCCTCGGGGAGCCGGGTGCGGTCGGCCGGCGCTCACCGCTGGCTCCTCTGCCTTCCTGGCTCCCCCGCGACCCGGCGCAGCGTTCAGTACTGCTCGGTCTCGACGAAACCCGTGCTCGCGTTATCGTCCGCGTCGAAGGCAGCGGCGGTCGGGTCGAATCCGGGCGGGCTGTCCTTGAGTGCCAAACCCAGGCCGGCCAGCTTCGCCTTGACCTCGTCGATCGACTTCGCACCGAAGTTACGGATGTCGAGCAGGTCGGCCTCGGAGCGCACCAGGAGCTCACCCACCGAGTGGACGCCCTCACGCTTGAGGCAGTTGTAGGAGCGGACCGTGAGCTCCAGCTCCTCGATCGGCAGAGCCATGTCGGCGGTAAGGGCGGCGCCCGTCGGGGACGGGCCCATGTCGATGCCCTCGGCGTCGATGTTCAGCTCGCGCGCCAGACCGAACAGCTCGACCAGGGTCTTGCCGGCGGATGCCATGGCGTCACGCGGACGCATGGCCTGCTTGGTCTCGACGTCGACGATCAGCTTGTCGAAGTCGGTGCGCTGCTCGACACGGGTCGCCTCGACCTTGTAGGTGACCTTGAGCACCGGGCTGTAGATGGAGTCGACCGGGATGCGGCCGATCTCCTGGCCGACCTGCTTGTTCTGGACGGCGGAGACGTAGCCGCGACCGCGCTCCACGGTCAGCTCCATCTCCAGCTTGCCCTTGCCGTTGAGCGTGGCCAGGACCAGGTCGGGGTTGTGCACCTCGAC includes these proteins:
- a CDS encoding DNA-directed RNA polymerase subunit alpha; translated protein: MLIAQRPSLTEEVVDEFRSRFVIEPLEPGFGYTLGNSLRRTLLSSIPGAAVTSIRIDGVLHEFTTVPGVKEDVTDLILNIKQLVVSSEHDEPVVMYLRKQGPGLVTAADIAPPAGVEVHNPDLVLATLNGKGKLEMELTVERGRGYVSAVQNKQVGQEIGRIPVDSIYSPVLKVTYKVEATRVEQRTDFDKLIVDVETKQAMRPRDAMASAGKTLVELFGLARELNIDAEGIDMGPSPTGAALTADMALPIEELELTVRSYNCLKREGVHSVGELLVRSEADLLDIRNFGAKSIDEVKAKLAGLGLALKDSPPGFDPTAAAFDADDNASTGFVETEQY